A genomic region of Vigna radiata var. radiata cultivar VC1973A unplaced genomic scaffold, Vradiata_ver6 scaffold_86, whole genome shotgun sequence contains the following coding sequences:
- the LOC106754245 gene encoding glutaredoxin-C9, whose translation MHQAIPFRSWRPLPLITHSHNDPHNNTHNPSSSPILLNMVWENAVTVVGRRGCCMTHVVNRLLLSLGVNPALYEVEENDEAIVATQLEATARTEVVPPLQFPAVFIGGKLFGGLDTIMSTHISGELVPILKQAGALWL comes from the coding sequence ATGCATCAAGCGATTCCCTTTAGATCATGGCGCCCTCTCCCATTAATTACACATTCCCACAACGATCCTCATAACAACACTCACAATCCTTCTTCATCACCCATCCTGCTCAACATGGTCTGGGAGAACGCCGTTACGGTCGTTGGGAGAAGAGGCTGCTGCATGACCCACGTCGTCAACCGTTTGCTTCTCAGTCTCGGTGTTAACCCTGCGCTTTACGAGGTCGAGGAGAACGACGAAGCCATTGTCGCCACTCAATTGGAAGCTACCGCTCGGACTGAAGTGGTGCCACCGCTGCAGTTTCCTGCGGTTTTCATCGGTGGAAAGTTGTTTGGAGGCTTGGATACAATCATGTCCACTCATATTTCTGGTGAATTGGTTCCTATTCTTAAACAAGCTGGGGCTTTGTGGCTATGA
- the LOC106754181 gene encoding prohibitin-1, mitochondrial, producing the protein MNMKNMKIPNVPSGGAASALLKLGVIGGIGLYAAANSLYNVEGGHRAIVFNRLVGVKDEVYPEGTHFVIPWFERPVIYDVRARPHLVESTSGSRDLQMVKIGLRVLTRPLPEKLPTVYRTLGENFNERVLPSIIHETLKAVVAQYNASQLITQREVVSREIRKILTERAANFNIVLDDVSITALTFGKEFTAAIEAKQVAAQEAERAKFVVEKAEQDKRSAVIRAQGEAKSAQLIGQAIANNPAFITLRKIEAAREIAHTISNAANKVFLNSDDLLLNLQEMSLDPSKK; encoded by the exons ATGAATATGAAGAACATGAAAATTCCAAATGTTCCAAGTGGTGGTGCGGCCTCTGCGCTGCTGAAGCTTGGGGTGATTGGTGGAATTGGTTTGTATGCGGCTGCTAATAGTCTCTACAATGTTGAAGGAGGGCACCGAGCTATTGTTTTCAACCGTCTAGTTGGTGTCAAAGACGAG GTCTATCCCGAAGGGACTCATTTTGTAATTCCCTGGTTTGAGAGGCCAGTCATCTATGATGTCCGTGCTCGACCCCATCTAGTTGAGAGTACATCTGGGAGTCGTGATCTACAGATG GTGAAAATTGGACTTCGAGTTCTTACTCGCCCTTTACCTGAAAAATTACCTACAGTTTATCGGACCCTTGGTGAGAATTTTAATGAAAGGGTTTTGCCTTCAATCATACATGAAACTTTGAAAGCTGTTGTTGCCCAATACAATGCCAGCCAGCTAATTACTCAGCGAGAG GTTGTTAGTCGGGAGATCCGGAAAATTCTGACGGAGAGAGCAGCTAACTTTAACATTGTCCTTGATGATGTGTCAATTACTGCTTTGACATTTGGCAAGGAGTTTACTGCTGCAATTGAAGCTAAGCAGGTGGCAGCACAAGAAGCTGAGAGGGCTAAATTTGTTGTGGAAAAAGCGGAGCAAGACAAAAGAAGTGCTGTAATTAGAGCTCAG GGTGAAGCAAAAAGCGCCCAATTGATTGGACAAGCTATTGCCAACAATCCAGCATTTATCACACTGAGGAAGATAGAAGCTGCTAGAGAGATTGCACATACCATATCAAACGCGGCAAACAAAGTTTTCTTGAACTCAGATGATCTGTTGTTGAATCTTCAGGAGATGAGTTTGGATCCAAGCAAAAAGTGA